The Pongo abelii isolate AG06213 chromosome 21, NHGRI_mPonAbe1-v2.0_pri, whole genome shotgun sequence genome has a window encoding:
- the LOC100456340 gene encoding ubiquitin-conjugating enzyme E2 D3-like — MALKWINKEISDLACDPPAQCSAGPVGDDMFHWQATIMGPNDSPYQGGVFFLTIHFPTDYPFKLPKVAFTTRIYHPNINSNGSICLDILRSQWSPALTISKVLLSICSLLCDPNPNDPLVPEIARIYKTDRDKYNRVSREWTQKYAM, encoded by the coding sequence ATGGCACTGAAATGGATTAATAAGGAAATTAGTGATCTGGCCTGTGACCCTCCAGCACAATGTTCTGCTGGTCCAGTTGGGGATGATATGTTTCATTGGCAAGCCACAATTATGGGACCTAATGACAGCCCATATCAAGGCGGTGTATTCTTTTTGACAATTCATTTTCCTACAGACTACCCCTTCAAACTACCTAAGGTTGCATTTACAACAAGAATTTATCATCCAAATATTAACAGTAATGGCAGCATTTGTCTCGATATTCTGAGATCGCAGTGGTCGCCTGCTTTAACAATTTCTAAAGTTCTTTTATCCATTTGTTCACTGCTATGTGATCCAAACCCAAATGACCCCCTAGTGCCAGAGATTGCACGGATCTATAAAACAGACAGAGATAAGTACAACAGAGTATCTCGGGAATGGACTCAGAAGTATGCCATGTGA